From the genome of Lutzomyia longipalpis isolate SR_M1_2022 chromosome 2, ASM2433408v1, one region includes:
- the LOC129789725 gene encoding glyceraldehyde-3-phosphate dehydrogenase 2, giving the protein MSKIGINGFGRIGRLVLRAAIEKGAQVVAVNDPFIGLDYMVYMFKFDSTHGRFKGTVAAENGKLVVNGQAITVFCERDPSTINWASAGAEYVVESTGVFTTIDKASAHLKGGAKKVVISAPSADAPMFVVGVNLDAYTPDLKIVSNASCTTNCLAPLAKVIHDNFEIVEGLMTTVHATTATQKTVDGPSGKLWRDGRGAQQNIIPAATGAAKAVGKVIPALNGKLTGMAFRVPVPNVSVVDLTVRLGKPASYDAIKAKVREAANGPLSGILGYTEEEVVSSDFIGDNHSSIFDAAAGISLNDNFVKLISWYDNEYGYSNRVIDLIKFMQSKD; this is encoded by the coding sequence ATGTCCAAGATCGGAATCAACGGATTCGGCCGTATTGGTCGTTTGGTTCTCCGTGCTGCCATCGAGAAGGGCGCCCAAGTTGTGGCTGTCAATGATCCCTTCATCGGTCTGGACTACATGGTGTACATGTTCAAGTTTGACTCTACCCATGGACGCTTCAAGGGAACCGTTGCTGCTGAGAATGGCAAGCTCGTTGTCAATGGCCAGGCCATCACTGTCTTCTGCGAACGTGACCCATCCACCATTAACTGGGCCAGTGCTGGAGCTGAGTACGTTGTGGAATCCACAGGTGTCTTCACGACCATCGACAAGGCATCGGCTCACTTGAAGGGTGGCGCCAAGAAGGTCGTCATCTCGGCTCCTAGTGCCGATGCTCCCATGTTTGTTGTTGGTGTGAATCTGGACGCGTACACCCCTGATCTCAAGATTGTTTCCAACGCATCATGCACAACCAATTGCCTCGCCCCACTGGCTAAGGTGATTCATGACAACTTTGAGATCGTTGAGGGCTTGATGACGACCGTTCATGCCACCACGGCAACCCAGAAGACCGTTGACGGCCCATCTGGTAAGCTGTGGCGTGATGGACGTGGTGCTCAGCAGAACATCATTCCTGCTGCCACGGGTGCCGCTAAAGCTGTTGGCAAAGTCATCCCTGCCCTCAATGGCAAGCTCACCGGCATGGCATTCCGTGTGCCAGTGCCAAATGTTTCCGTAGTTGATCTTACGGTGCGTCTTGGCAAGCCGGCATCGTATGATGCCATCAAGGCTAAAGTTCGCGAGGCTGCAAATGGACCCCTCAGCGGTATTCTTGGCTACACCGAAGAGGAAGTTGTATCCTCTGACTTTATCGGTGACAACCACTCCTCCATTTTCGATGCCGCAGCTGGTATTTCCCTAAATGATAACTTTGTGAAGCTCATCTCGTGGTATGACAATGAGTATGGGTATTCCAATCGTGTTATTGACCTCATCAAGTTCATGCAGTCCAAGGATTAA
- the LOC129789779 gene encoding NADH dehydrogenase [ubiquinone] 1 beta subcomplex subunit 9, translated as MAGSLPSGLLSHTRKVQSLYKRSLRNLESWYDRRHIFRYHATLLRARFDKNRDVLDMRVARDMLAAGEQELFEKQHYQPKKFAGSPGGCAYEREVIPPDWVLDYWHPLEKAQYPEYFARREQRKKEYVEWWEKTYGKPSATDAHH; from the exons ATGGCAGGATCACTGCCCTCGGGCCTCCTCTCGCACACAAGAAAGGTGCAAAGTCTCTACAAGAGATCCCTGAGGAATTTGGAATCTTGGTACGATAGGAG ACACATCTTCCGCTACCACGCCACCCTGCTACGTGCTAGATTTGACAAAAACCGAGATGTTCTCGATATGAGAGTGGCAAGAGACATGCTTGCAGCTGGAGAACAAGAATTGTTCGAGAAGCAACACTACCAGCCGAAGAAAT TTGCCGGCAGTCCAGGAGGATGTGCGTATGAACGTGAAGTTATCCCACCTGATTGGGTCCTTGACTATTGGCATCCACTCGAGAAAGCCCAGTATCCAGAATACTTTGCCAGACGTGAGCAACGCAAGAAGGAATATGTTGAATGGTGGGAGAAGACCTATGGGAAACCTTCTGCCACGGATGCTCATCATTAA
- the LOC129789742 gene encoding syntaxin-4: protein MVRDRLHELKSNSPYRDDDDIGLDIEVTTNLENDIESVLNEFADARRIVQEIRGNTKSMKKLENEIANRIPTPPGATEEFEERREANMLLCQNVYNKMKKLEATLPFKDDFKAISRIKRYHFHFVREEFIDAWNEHEAFLVEYEERIKRMLKKQARIVNASADEEEIESLITERKTSLFVANIVQETELARRQLQDITQRQIELEKIEKSLVEVRDMFLRISTLVMEQSARIQVIEFHAQQTGINVEKGGENLGKARELKIKTLKKKTCLLIWLAVALTVIILILIIF, encoded by the exons ATGGTGCGGGATCGCCTGCATGAGTTAAAATCT AATTCACCTTATCGCGACGATGACGACATTGGATTAGATATTGAAGTGACAACAAACCTCGAGAATGATATTGAGAGTGTGTTGAATGAg TTTGCAGATGCCCGCCGGATTGTCCAAGAAATTCGTGGTAATACAAAATCCATGAAGAAGCTGGAGAATGAAATTGCAAATCGCATTCCCACACCTCCGGGGGCAACTGAAGAGTTTGAGGAACGCCGAGAGGCAAACATGCTCCTCTGCCAGAATGTCTACAACAAGATGAAGAAGCTGGAAGCCACACTACCCTTCAAGGATGATTTTAAAGCCATTTCCCGAATAAAACGCtaccattttcattttgttcgGGAGGAATTTATAGATGCATGGAATGAGCATGAGGCTTTTCTCGTGGAGTATGAGGAGAGGATTAAGAGGATGCTGAAGAAGCAAGCCAGGATAG TCAATGCTTCTGCCGATGAGGAGGAGATTGAGAGTTTAATCACCGAGCGAAAGACATCGCTCTTTGTGGCAAAT aTTGTACAAGAGACTGAATTGGCGCGCAGGCAGCTGCAGGATATCACGCAGCGACAAATTGAGCTGGAGAAGATTGAAAAATCCCTCGTAGAGGTCAGAGATATGTTTTTGAGGATATCAACTCTTGTAATGGAACAG agCGCCAGAATCCAAGTCATCGAATTCCATGCTCAACAAACGGGGATCAACGTTGAGAAAGGTGGAGAAAATTTAGGCAAAGCAcgtgaattgaaaattaagacgctaaagaagaaaacatgCCTCCTCATATGGCTGGCTGTAGCTCTAACAgttataattttgattttaattatattttga
- the LOC129789618 gene encoding uncharacterized protein LOC129789618 produces MNAEKLKKLQSQVRIGGKGTPRRKKKVVHQNAATDDKKLQSSLKKLAVNTIPGIEEVNMIKNDGTVIHFNNPKAQASLAANTFIETAEVTQLAQTATPAVAPAASAEAVKSEKSPEAPPSVPAQQPESAPKESAAPEKPPQPTQEPPKEQPKPEEKKPTPEAQKQSSPDTQKAAVVAPEEMKAPPAAMVAQQPPAAQPAPAVVPETPKTPEAPKPVSYAQAAAKPADVAAQAPQTQQAPAPAAPVAQKPAEAAPSTPDAQKSPVAAPATPKDSTPVKEIQKPVQEVQKPTQDVPKSVPDEQKAAQKAQKPGSDAQKPAQKAQKGKPDAQKSIPEAQKAAVAQKPAEAPKTTVESPKPAPETPKPSQEAPKPSQEALKPTQEAPKAAVEPQKPTPETPKSSQEAPKSAEVPKTATESKKPSPEPQKTAPEAPKLAAEAPKTAPEAQKPAAEPPKLAPAAVEPPKPTPEAQKPTPEAQKPTPEAPKPAAEQQNQAKESPKPTSESPKEAIQPSNEEKKDTTPPNAAVEVAKAPVATPPAQPPAAAPPSAPEAAPVAETKESPSAEGAGAKQGGKQAKKGGGGGAKKESPPQGAPEAKKPDEKKDVKKDAAPKKGNEPKKATPGPSAEPPKKTDEGPKKQPAEGKKSESPKKEAKPKDAPKKAPKP; encoded by the coding sequence ATGAATGCGGAAAAGTTAAAGAAGCTCCAGAGTCAGGTGCGGATTGGCGGGAAGGGAACACcgaggaggaagaaaaaggtAGTGCATCAGAATGCGGCGACGGATGATAAGAAGTTGCAGTCATCGCTGAAAAAACTCGCCGTGAATACAATTCCGGGTATTGAGGAGGTCAATATGATCAAGAATGATGGGACCGTGATCCATTTCAACAATCCCAAGGCACAGGCATCCCTTGCAGCCAATACCTTCATTGAAACCGCTGAAGTGACTCAATTGGCTCAAACAGCTACACCGGCAGTAGCCCCAGCAGCTTCCGCTGAGGCTGTCAAATCTGAAAAATCCCCCGAAGCTCCTCCGAGTGTTCCTGCACAACAACCGGAAAGTGCGCCCAAGGAATCTGCTGCACCAGAAAAACCGCCACAGCCGACTCAGGAGCCGCCCAAAGAGCAACCAAAACCAGAGGAGAAGAAACCTACTCCTGAAGCACAAAAGCAGAGCTCACCAGATACTCAGAAGGCTGCTGTTGTGGCACCAGAGGAGATGAAAGCTCCTCCAGCAGCTATGGTTGCTCAACAACCACCAGCTGCACAACCAGCACCGGCTGTAGTTCCGGAGACTCCAAAGACTCCTGAAGCTCCCAAACCCGTTTCATATGCTCAAGCAGCTGCTAAACCAGCTGACGTTGCGGCACAAGCTCCTCAGACACAGCAGGCTCCAGCTCCAGCTGCTCCGGTAGCCCAGAAGCCTGCTGAAGCTGCACCGTCTACCCCTGATGCTCAGAAAAGTCCAGTTGCAGCTCCAGCAACTCCAAAGGACTCTACTCCAGTAAAGGAAATTCAGAAACCCGTACAGGAGGTTCAGAAACCAACTCAAGATGTCCCAAAATCTGTTCCGGATGAACAGAAAGCAGCTCAAAAGGCACAAAAGCCAGGCTCAGATGCACAGAAACCAGCTCAAAAGGCTCAGAAAGGTAAACCTGATGCACAAAAGTCAATTCCGGAAGCTCAAAAAGCTGCGGTAGCTCAAAAGCCTGCTGAAGCACCAAAAACTACTGTAGAATCTCCGAAACCTGCTCCGGAAACCCCCAAACCTAGTCAAGAAGCACCGAAACCTAGTCAGGAAGCTCTAAAACCAACTCAGGAAGCTCCGAAAGCAGCTGTGGAACCTCAGAAACCCACTCCGGAAACTCCGAAATCTAGTCAGGAAGCTCCGAAATCTGCTGAAGTTCCGAAAACGGCAACTGAATCAAAGAAACCCTCTCCGGAACCCCAGAAAACTGCACCAGAAGCTCCGAAACTAGCTGCAGAAGCCCCGAAAACCGCTCCGGAAGCACAGAAACCAGCTGCAGAACCCCCAAAACTAGCACCAGCGGCTGTAGAACCTCCAAAACCTACTCCGGAAGCACAGAAACCTACTCCGGAAGCACAGAAACCTACTCCGGAAGCTCCGAAACCAGCTGCAGAGCAACAAAATCAAGCTAAGGAATCTCCAAAACCAACTAGCGAATCTCCAAAGGAAGCAATACAGCCGTCCAATGAGGAAAAGAAGGATACCACACCACCTAATGCTGCAGTTGAGGTTGCTAAAGCTCCTGTAGCAACTCCACCCGCACAGCCCCCTGCAGCTGCTCCCCCAAGTGCCCCTGAAGCCGCCCCTGTGGCTGAAACCAAAGAATCTCCTTCAGCTGAGGGTGCTGGTGCCAAACAGGGAGGAAAGCAGGCAAAgaagggtggtggtggtggtgcaaAGAAGGAATCTCCACCACAAGGAGCTCCCGAAGCTAAGAAGCCAGATGAGAAGAAGGATGTAAAGAAGGACGCAGCCCCCAAAAAGGGGAATGAACCAAAGAAAGCAACTCCGGGACCTTCTGCGGAGCCCCCCAAGAAGACTGATGAGGGCCCGAAGAAGCAACCAGCAGAGGGAAAGAAGTCCGAGTCCCCAAAGAAGGAGGCAAAGCCAAAGGATGCCCCAAAGAAGGCACCAAAGCCCTAG
- the LOC129789626 gene encoding rac GTPase-activating protein 1, translating to MSENPVDLSILALFDDLTRCTSVLTDGASDEVFLAFVQSYQDIKRAYCHGNEEIRRLQQELDEALTTISNLETKLNNARRLHDLENRMRKRAENERDDLERKMRICRDLLWKDGEARDDETRSKLAFLNSPRRRRSFFGEHTIDEEEPGPLGFGNTTGSLLSDMSVTVSEEDFLDNHREKGQKRTKSVRSDASTSLGKRFRPSSDARRRSSHRTMEVDATDKIVASTKVTVPQGDGPIVAESVIEARPQDEEHEEEQQQRFFTPKKGKSPSRRVKPMAPSAPPMEDLTSLEEPELAKGSARKDHEEVVYATVHKQATPTSVHRQHHFTPRTHFGGDVCAGCGKKIRFGTSASKCRDCRIVIHTGCTSTFSMCCVPPVAGGRDGKATIQHRTPAQGPMVPPLIVYCVSEIEARGLTEVGIYRVSGSEKEVKALKEKFLRGKGVPQINNVDVHVLCGTVKDFLRSLPEPLMPRAQWNDFCNAIQNPSPERAQRELFDAIENMPQANRDTLAFLIQHFQRIAQVPQVKMPIGNIAKIFAPTIVGTSHSDVSNHHAVLAQINIQVEILEALLGIPTDYWMRFVMYDSGSTDETPKQTPSKYAVTPIRKPREKKYYDTPPFYPKKK from the exons ATGTCTGAGAATCCTGTGGATCTCTCCATCCTGGCATTATTTGATGATCTAACACGATGCACATCAGTTTTGACTGATGGAGCGTCGGATGAGGTATTCCTGGCTTTCGTGCAATCATATCAGGATATCAAGCGTGCCTATTGCCATGGCAATGAGGAGATTCGGCGCCTCCAGCAGGAACTCGATGAGGCCCTCACGACAATTTCAAATTTGGAGACAAAGCTCAACAATGCCCGCCGTCTGCACGACCTTGAAAATCGTATGAGGAAGAGGGCGGAGAATGAACGAGATGATCTTGAGCGAAAGATGCGCATCTGCCGGGATCTCCTGTGGAAGGATGGGGAGGCACGTGACGATGAAACTCGCAGCAAGCTGGCCTTCTTAAACTCTCCACGTCGCCGACGTTCCTTCTTCGGTGAGCACACAATTGATGAGGAGGAACCTGGACCACTGGGATTTGGGAATACAACGGGATCCCTTCTATCGGACATGTCGGTGACCGTGTCCGAGGAGGACTTTCTCGATAATCACCGGGAGAAGGGGCAGAAGAGGACAAAGTCCGTGAGATCAGATGCCAGTACATCACTTGGGAAACGCTTCCGACCCAGCTCAGACGCCAGGCGTCGTAGCTCTCATCGTACCATGGAAGTAGATGCCACGGATAAGATTGTGGCCTCAACAAAGGTCACCGTGCCCCAGGGAGACGGACCCATTGTGGCGGAGTCCGTAATTGAGGCAAGGCCTCAAGATGAGGAGCATGAGGAGGAGCAGCAGCAGAGATTTTTCACACCCAAGAAAGG GAAATCTCCATCGCGTCGCGTAAAGCCAATGGCACCGAGTGCACCGCCAATGGAGGATCTGACATCTCTGGAGGAGCCTGAATTGGCCAAGGGATCAGCTAGGAAGGATCACGAGGAAGTTGTGTACGCCACAGTGCATAAGCAGGCAACACCAACAAGTGTCCATCGTCAGCATCATTTCACGCCTCGAACTCATTTCGGTGGCGACGTATGTGCCGGCTGTGGGAAGAAGATTCGCTTTGGAACGTCCGCCAGTAAGTGCCGGGATTGCCGTATTGTCATCCACACGGGCTGCACGTCAACATTCTCCATGTGCTGTGTGCCTCCTGTGGCAGGAGGACGCGATGGGAAGGCAACAATCCAGCACCGTACCCCCGCACAGGGTCCCATGGTGCCACCCTTGATTGTCTACTGCGTCAGTGAGATTGAGGCACGCGGCTTAACGGAAGTTGGCATTTATCGCGTTTCCGGATCGGAGAAGGAAGTCAAGGCGCTAAAGGAGAAATTCCTGCGCGGCAAGGGTGTGCCACAGATCAATAATGTGGACGTCCATGTGCTCTGTGGCACCGTTAAGGATTTCCTGCGCTCCCTTCCTGAGCCCCTAATGCCACGTGCTCAGTGGAATGACTTCTGCAACGCCATCCAGAATCCGTCACCAGAGAGGGCTCAGCGGGAGCTATTTGATGCCATTGAGAACATGCCACAGGCCAATCGTGACACTCTGGCCTTCCTCATTCAGCACTTCCAGCGCATTGCCCAAGTGCCACAGGTGAAGATGCCCATTGGGAATATTGCCAAAATCTTTGCCCCCACAATTGTCGGGACATCCCATAGTGATGTCAGCAATCATCATGCCGTCTTGGCGCAAATTAACATTCAAGTGGAGATTCTCGAAGCCCTCCTGGGCATACCCACGGACTACTGGATGCGTTTCGTCATGTACGATTCTGGGTCAACTGATGAAACACCCAAGCAGACACCCTCAAAGTATGCCGTAACCCCCATCCGGAAGCCACGTGAGAAGAAATACTACGATACACCACCCTTCTACCCAAAGAAGAAGTGA
- the LOC129789769 gene encoding uncharacterized protein LOC129789769, with the protein MSSAKEEYEIQHYGFPLEQLKFDTKEMIKHEINNAMNKIFLSLKNKNVTDTTLKNKLEVKREKIMGNMQKIIDRKFQKLNEAIDRHLTIPPYVLLPENQMHDIRNPQYTEADEKELREQFEEKKKQFEENIALLQEVNKINEAFLQLEPAFNTENALHAILQEALGEGMDTSSLKKNLRDISEIVDKLQNK; encoded by the exons ATGTCCAGTGCAAAGGAAGAGTATGAAATCCAACACTACGGATTCCCCCTGGAGCAATTAAAATTCGATA CGAAAGAAATGATAAAGCACGAAATAAACAAcgcaatgaataaaatatttttatcgcTGAAGAACAAAAATGTTACAGACACAACTCTAAAGAACAAACTGGAGGTAAAGAGGGAGAAAATTATgggaaatatgcaaaaaatcatAGATAGGAAGTTCCAAAAATTGAACGAAGCCATCGATAGGCATCTAACGATACCTCCGTATGTTTTATTGCCGGAAAATCAAATGCACGACATACGAAATCCTCAGTACACAGAGGCGGATGAAAAGGAGCTGAGAGAGCAAtttgaagagaagaaaaagcaatTTGAGGAGAACATTGCTCTACTCCAGGAAGTGAACAAAATCAATGAAGCATTTTTGCAACTAGAGCCTGCGTTTAACACGGAGAACGCACTCCATGCCATATTGCAGGAAGCTTTGGGGGAAGGTATGGACACAAGTTCTCTGAAGAAAAACTTACGAGATATTTCAGAAATCGTGGACAAattacaaaacaaataa
- the LOC129789588 gene encoding protein cramped — protein MRAGAETAKKEASSSIDAGDKEKKSEGSTIEDSAKAVNGMKIRPTPSNYNYLLQIENLPETAGELLGSVTFSPSGGPDSGHAVRTSARVIQKMRMDTARPPTPPPPDRKEKTKDDAVPPKPANPPPRISRPIVWSNTERNIFFEGLNEYGRDFDAITHFMNHKLKRRQPLEQPIYKAGQVRQLYYQTFHKISKYLKFSDDVRKYAQELYALINYGEMRRKLIVVNEKACMKLRDLVYRGYVTIREKGKNIRIKTPSCRALRKLNQLEEWQEEIKLPHRVEVFLVPATMESWGRVQSIAQNPRIRTSVPLQRRVMSVLKFLQNKWRTQEVRIAARASTQCHSSGSKSKTCRLMQMHQRNELREELMNAEKLLCFAPPTKTVIHRPMVNLTEFSSSYNICLNSYEERIGATVRGETLLPEKWHTHRDFIRAQKRQRHDSGSDNKSPDTKKGRAAQHTSTSADSLETAPPQISIQTIDFSAITNNQDSNIQPLIDLQEVPEEKSIVEESPPKIEPEVSTAGSVGPVKVTGESSKKKREPKWNQRRDTPTNQNTKKSFKPLISEEVIRKIKEGWTVNNVCDLTFGDLYVMFGSDFKLTLEYRWVDPPPKVESSESTIGEEATSTSGEIHSAIPVKMELPETEDFNKLLTEKPSLPGNKETESLLGRRLSQLLLISSMMDKTGRRRTTCSCGHICDKSFKIRETEPKLFTNDGALFKHPIAPPRNYPDSYRYVNVMRNNRAFRWLKPRSHRSSAFPSRQVVVQRILPLQPGVKPSYVTASVDYEEPSSPPPPSVSRTKFTNTPRSSAPTATVTTKSLMRVSKMQSETSSVVKSEDLPARKGDDVLEVNTVEEKMLKQESNDEEEEEFNIEDNPAIRSIMELSLPSLRFGDNDDSRLMGDGFIPSATPPMSPMRIVREGSDSKWLEENMHDYSFSSLLGHLDSHLDTTCRPTVCPTNPAEENHVDSSIDYAYKFA, from the exons ATGCGGGCAGGTGCAGAGACGGCAAAGAAGGAGGCATCCTCATCAATAGATGCGGGAgacaaagagaagaaaagtgaGGGTAGTACAATAGAGGATTCTGCAAAGGCAGTCAATGGCATGAAGATCCGCCCCACACCCTCCAACTATAACTATCTCCTACAGATTGAG AATCTTCCAGAGACGGCTGGAGAATTGCTGGGCAGTGTGACATTCTCCCCGAGTGGTGGGCCAGACAGTGGACATGCCGTGAGAACCAGTGCTAGGGTAATACAGAAGATGCGCATGGACACAGCCCGACCTCCGACTCCTCCACCACCGGATAGGAAGGAAAAAACAAAGGATGATGCAGTACCTCCGAAGCCAGCAAATCCTCCGCCGAGGATTTCGAGGCCTATCGTGTGGAGCAACACCGAGAGGAATATCTTCTTCGAAGGGCTCAATGAGTACGGGCGGGACTTTGATGCCATCACACATTTCATGAATCACAAATTAAAACGGAGACAACCCCTGGAGCAGCCCATATATAAAGCTGGTCAGGTGCGACAGCTCTACTACCAGACCTTCCACAAGATCTCCAAGTACCTCAAATTCTCAGACG ACGTCCGGAAGTATGCCCAGGAGTTGTATGCGTTGATAAATTACGGAGAAATGCGCAGGAAGTTGATTGTTGTCAATGAGAAGGCCTGCATGAAGCTGCGTGATCTCGTCTACCGTGGCTACGTGACAATTCGGGAGAAAGGCAAGAATATCCGTATAAAAACACCCTCCTGCCGTGCCTTGCGGAAGCTTAATCAGCTCGAGGAATGGCAGGAGGAGATAAAACTACCCCATCGTGTTGAGGTCTTCCTCGTACCGGCCACAATGGAATCATGGGGTCGGGTGCAGAGTATTGCGCAGAATCCTCGAATAAGGACATCCGTGCCACTTCAGCGGCGCGTGATGAGTGTACTGAAGTTTTTGCAGAATAAATGGCGCACCCAGGAGGTGCGTATTGCAGCACGGGCTTCAACTCAGTGCCACAGCAGTGGATCCAAGTCCAAGACGTGCCGCCTCATGCAGATGCATCAGCGAAATGAGCTACGTGAGGAGTTGATGAATGCCGAGAAGCTTCTGTGTTTTGCACCACCCACAAAGACGGTCATCCACCGGCCAATGGTGAATCTCACGGAATTCAGCAGTAGCTACAACATCTGCCTCAATTCCTATGAGGAGCGTATTGGGGCCACAGTGCGCGGGGAGACGCTACTTCCGGAGAAATGGCACACACATCGTGATTTCATACGAGCACAGAAGCGTCAGAGGCATGACAGTGGAAGTGATAATAAGTCACCGGATACGAAGAAGGGACGTGCTGCTCAGCACACGTCAACGTCGGCGGATTCCCTTGAAACAGCTCCGCCGCAGATTAGTATTCaaacaattgatttttctgccATAACGAACAATCAAGACTCAAATATACAGCCATTGATAGATCTGCAGGAAGTTCCGGAGGAGAAATCAATTGTGGAGGAATCTCCGCCGAAGATTGAGCCTGAAGTGTCCACAGCAGGATCAGTGGGACCAGTAAAGGTCACAGGGGAGAGTTCAAAGAAGAAGAGGGAGCCAAAATGGAATCAACGGAGGGACACACCGACAAATCAGAACACAAAGAAATCCTTCAAGCCTCTGATCAGCGAGGAAGTGATCAGGAAGATTAAGGAAGGATGGACTGTTAATAATGTATGTGATTTGACTTTTGGAGATCTCTACGTGATGTTTGGCAGTGACTTTAAGCTCACTCTCGAATACCGATGGGTGGATCCACCGCCaaag GTGGAATCCAGTGAAAGCACAATAGGTGAAGAAGCAACATCTACCTCAGGAGAGATTCATTCAGCAATTCCAGTGAAGATGGAACTTCCGGAGACGGAAGATTTCAATAAGTTGCTTACGGAGAAGCCAAGTCTTCCGGGGAATAAGGAGACTGAAAGTCTCCTGGGAAGGAGACTCAGTCAATTGCTACTAATCTCCAGTATGATGGATAAGACTGGACGTCGACGTACAACATGTAGTTGTGGTCACATATGCgacaaaagctttaaaattcgCGAAACTGAACCGAAACTTTTCACAAATGATGGTGCTCTCTTTAAGCACCCCATCGCACCACCACGTAACTATCCCGATTCATACAGATACGTCAATGTGATGCGCAACAATCGAGCCTTTCGCTGGCTAAAGCCACGTTCCCATCGGAGTAGTGCTTTCCCGTCGCGTCAGGTGGTTGTGCAGCGAATTCTACCGCTGCAGCCGGGTGTTAAGCCAAGCTATGTCACTGCCTCGGTGGACTATGAGGAACCATcctcaccaccacccccatcaGTTTCACgaacaaaattcacaaatacaCCCAGGAGTTCCGCCCCGACGGCCACGGTGACAACAAAGAGTCTCATGAGGGTGTCTAAAATGCAATCAGAAACATCTTCTGTTGTTAAATCAGAAGATCTTCCTGCCAGGAAGGGTGATGATGTGCTGGAAGTGAATAcagttgaggaaaaaatgcTAAAGCAGGAGTCAAATGATGAGGAAGAGGAGGAATTTAATATTGAGGACAATCCTGCAATCAGGAGCATAATGGAACTTTCACTGCCTTCACTTCGTTTCGGTGATAATGACGACAGCCGCCTTATGGGGGATG gTTTCATCCCATCGGCTACTCCACCCATGAGCCCAATGAGGATTGTGCGCGAGGGGAGCGACAGCAAGTGGCTGGAGGAGAATATGCACGACTACAGCTTCAGCAGTCTCCTTGGGCATCTCGATTCGCACCTGGACACCACGTGCCGACCAACTGTTTGCCCCACAAATCCCGCAGAAGAGAATCATGTGGATTCCAGCATTGATTATGCGTACAAATTTGCCTGA